One genomic region from Burkholderia latens encodes:
- the hfq gene encoding RNA chaperone Hfq: protein MANPAESHPQNDFINAARKERKRVEIYLVNGIRLTGCIESFDQYLVMLRTPVGLQGIYKRAISTIQLDTGGSRPGGGPRGPRTGGRPGGREGGGHSPYGSHGGSREPRGDGGYGSREPREGYGSREPREGYGPREPREGYSAPREPRESYGAPRDAGDASGNAPSDSRSGNGPVIVTRRRRIVPDGQ, encoded by the coding sequence ATGGCCAATCCCGCAGAATCCCATCCGCAAAACGACTTCATCAATGCGGCGCGCAAGGAACGTAAGCGCGTTGAAATCTATCTCGTCAACGGCATTCGTCTGACGGGTTGCATCGAGTCGTTCGACCAGTATCTGGTGATGCTGCGCACCCCCGTGGGTCTGCAAGGCATCTACAAGCGTGCAATTTCGACGATCCAGCTCGACACCGGCGGCTCGCGCCCGGGCGGCGGCCCCCGCGGCCCGCGTACCGGCGGCCGGCCGGGCGGCCGCGAAGGCGGCGGCCATAGCCCGTACGGCTCGCACGGCGGCTCCCGCGAGCCGCGCGGCGACGGCGGCTACGGCTCGCGCGAGCCGCGTGAAGGATACGGCTCGCGTGAACCGCGCGAAGGCTATGGCCCGCGCGAACCGCGCGAGGGTTACAGCGCGCCGCGCGAACCGCGTGAAAGCTACGGTGCGCCTCGCGATGCCGGCGATGCATCGGGCAACGCGCCGTCGGACTCGCGCAGCGGCAATGGCCCGGTTATCGTCACCCGCCGCCGGCGCATCGTGCCGGACGGCCAGTAA
- a CDS encoding AMP-binding protein, with protein MSSFAATAATQLPPNTDGIWYASYPPGVPHEIDVTQYESLVQFFDECTARFADRVAYVSAGASMTYRTLAQKVDAFASYLQSIGVKPGDRVAIMLPNTFQYPVALFGTLKAGAIVVNVNPLYTARELAHQLKDSGAQTIVVFENFARTLQDALPETQVKNIVVTALGDLLADGFNAKGRLINFVLKHVKKLVPAYNLPQAVRLRSALALGARGKPQPVQAARDDLAFLQYTGGTTGVAKGAMLTHGNLIANLLQAKAWIADQVSGDVETVLTPLPLYHIYSLTVNAFIFMGLGGRNILIANPRDMTMVMKIIRHETFTGITGINTLYNAFLDNEEFRKRDFSKLKLAMAGGMAMQRAVAERFQQVTGRPVVEGYGLTECSPIVTMNPVDLNDMAAFSGSIGLPAPSTMVRFRREDGSWAGIGEPGELCVRGPQVMRGYWQRPDETAKVIDADGWLGTGDIGVMDERGFIRLIDRKKDMILVSGFNVYPNEIEEVLVMHPGISEAAAIGIPDDVQGERIKVFVVRRDPSLTVDDVLAHCRKNLTGYKMPKFVEFRDALPQTNVGKILRRALRDEELAKINAAKQG; from the coding sequence ATGTCCTCATTCGCAGCAACCGCAGCAACCCAGCTCCCGCCAAACACCGACGGCATCTGGTACGCATCGTACCCGCCCGGCGTGCCGCACGAGATCGACGTCACACAGTACGAATCACTCGTGCAGTTCTTCGACGAATGCACGGCCCGCTTCGCGGACCGCGTCGCCTACGTAAGCGCCGGCGCGTCGATGACGTACCGCACGCTCGCGCAGAAAGTCGACGCGTTCGCATCGTATCTGCAAAGCATCGGCGTCAAGCCAGGCGACCGCGTCGCGATCATGCTGCCGAACACGTTCCAGTACCCGGTCGCACTGTTCGGCACGCTCAAGGCCGGCGCAATCGTGGTCAATGTGAATCCGCTCTACACCGCGCGCGAACTCGCTCATCAGCTGAAAGACAGCGGCGCGCAAACGATCGTCGTGTTCGAGAACTTCGCACGCACGCTGCAGGATGCGTTGCCTGAAACGCAAGTGAAGAACATCGTCGTCACCGCGCTCGGCGATCTCCTCGCCGACGGCTTCAACGCGAAAGGACGCCTGATCAATTTCGTGCTGAAACACGTGAAGAAGCTCGTGCCGGCCTACAACCTGCCACAGGCGGTCCGGCTGCGCTCGGCACTCGCGCTCGGCGCGCGCGGCAAGCCGCAACCGGTGCAAGCCGCGCGCGACGATCTCGCGTTCCTGCAATATACGGGCGGCACGACCGGCGTCGCGAAAGGCGCGATGCTCACGCACGGCAACCTGATCGCCAACCTGCTGCAGGCGAAGGCATGGATCGCCGACCAGGTATCGGGCGACGTCGAAACCGTATTGACGCCGCTGCCGCTCTACCACATCTATTCGCTGACCGTGAACGCGTTCATCTTCATGGGTCTCGGCGGACGCAACATCCTGATCGCGAACCCGCGCGACATGACGATGGTGATGAAGATCATTCGCCACGAAACGTTTACCGGAATCACCGGCATCAACACGCTGTACAACGCATTCCTCGACAACGAGGAATTCCGCAAGCGCGACTTCTCGAAGCTGAAGCTCGCGATGGCGGGCGGCATGGCGATGCAGCGCGCGGTCGCGGAGCGCTTCCAACAGGTTACCGGGCGACCGGTCGTCGAGGGTTACGGGCTTACCGAATGCTCGCCGATCGTCACGATGAACCCGGTCGACCTGAACGACATGGCCGCGTTCAGCGGCTCGATCGGCCTGCCCGCGCCGTCGACGATGGTGCGCTTTCGCCGCGAGGACGGCAGCTGGGCAGGCATCGGCGAGCCGGGCGAGCTGTGCGTGCGCGGGCCGCAAGTGATGCGCGGCTACTGGCAGCGGCCCGACGAGACCGCGAAAGTGATCGACGCCGACGGCTGGCTCGGCACCGGCGACATCGGTGTGATGGACGAGCGCGGCTTCATCAGGCTCATCGACCGCAAGAAGGACATGATCCTCGTGTCGGGCTTCAACGTATATCCGAACGAGATCGAGGAAGTGCTGGTCATGCATCCGGGCATCAGCGAAGCGGCTGCGATCGGCATCCCCGACGACGTGCAGGGGGAACGGATCAAGGTGTTCGTCGTGCGCCGCGACCCCTCGCTTACGGTCGACGACGTGCTCGCGCACTGCCGCAAGAACCTCACCGGCTACAAGATGCCGAAGTTCGTCGAGTTCCGCGACGCGCTGCCGCAGACGAACGTCGGCAAGATCCTGCGCCGTGCGCTGCGCGACGAGGAGCTCGCGAAGATCAACGCGGCGAAGCAAGGTTGA
- a CDS encoding sigma 54-interacting transcriptional regulator, producing MRTPPAIAELDLYVWEGKADIVDRVARCMASFDVEVIRADNAEISPERAALRPSLAIISVTMIETGAAFLRDWQANIGMPVVWVGAARDHDASQYPPDYSHILPLDFTCAELRGMVGKLVTQLRAHAAETLQPSELVAHSESMQALLREVDTFADCDTNVLLHGETGVGKERIAQLLHEKHSRYRHGEFVPVNCGAIPDGLFESLFFGHAKGSFTGAVVAHKGYFEQAAGGTLFLDEVGDLPLYQQVKLLRVLEDGAVLRVGATTPIKVDFRLVAASNKKLPQLVKDGLFRADLYYRLAVIELNIPSLEERGAVDKIALFKSFVAEVVGEERLAQLSDLPYWLADAVADSYFPGNVRELRNLAERVGVTVRQTGGWDAARLQRLVAHARNSAQPVPAESAAEVFVDRSKWDMNERSRVIAALDANGWRRQDTAQQLGISRKVLWEKMRKYQIFDEEPEARESE from the coding sequence ATGAGAACCCCCCCCGCAATCGCAGAACTCGACCTGTACGTCTGGGAAGGCAAGGCGGACATCGTCGACCGCGTTGCCCGCTGCATGGCGAGCTTCGACGTCGAAGTGATCCGCGCCGACAACGCGGAGATCTCGCCCGAGCGCGCCGCGTTGCGGCCGTCGCTCGCGATCATCAGCGTGACGATGATCGAAACCGGCGCGGCGTTCCTGCGCGACTGGCAGGCGAACATCGGCATGCCGGTCGTATGGGTCGGTGCGGCACGCGACCACGACGCATCGCAGTATCCGCCCGACTATTCACACATCCTGCCGCTCGACTTCACGTGCGCCGAGCTGCGCGGGATGGTCGGCAAGCTCGTCACGCAGTTGCGCGCGCACGCCGCCGAAACGCTGCAGCCGTCCGAACTCGTCGCGCACTCCGAATCGATGCAGGCGCTGCTGCGCGAAGTCGACACGTTCGCCGACTGCGATACCAACGTGCTGCTGCACGGCGAAACCGGCGTCGGCAAGGAGCGCATCGCGCAACTGCTGCACGAAAAGCATTCGCGCTACCGGCACGGCGAATTCGTGCCGGTCAACTGCGGCGCGATTCCGGACGGTCTGTTCGAATCGCTGTTCTTCGGTCACGCGAAAGGCTCGTTTACCGGTGCGGTTGTTGCGCATAAAGGCTATTTCGAACAGGCGGCCGGCGGCACGCTGTTCCTCGACGAAGTGGGCGACCTGCCGCTATACCAGCAGGTGAAGCTGTTGCGCGTGCTCGAGGACGGCGCGGTGCTGCGGGTTGGCGCGACGACGCCGATCAAGGTCGATTTCCGTCTCGTCGCGGCGAGCAACAAGAAACTGCCGCAACTCGTGAAGGACGGCCTGTTCCGCGCGGATCTTTACTATCGCCTCGCGGTGATCGAGCTCAACATTCCGTCGCTGGAGGAACGCGGCGCGGTCGACAAGATCGCGCTGTTCAAGTCGTTCGTCGCAGAAGTGGTGGGCGAGGAGCGGCTCGCACAACTGTCCGATCTGCCTTACTGGCTCGCGGACGCGGTCGCGGACAGCTATTTCCCCGGCAACGTGCGCGAGTTGCGCAATCTGGCGGAGCGCGTCGGCGTGACGGTGCGGCAGACCGGCGGTTGGGACGCCGCGCGACTCCAGCGGCTGGTCGCGCACGCACGCAATTCGGCGCAGCCGGTGCCGGCGGAGAGCGCGGCGGAAGTGTTCGTCGACCGCAGCAAGTGGGACATGAACGAGCGCAGTCGCGTGATCGCCGCGCTCGACGCGAACGGTTGGCGTCGCCAGGACACGGCGCAACAGCTCGGCATCAGCCGCAAGGTGTTGTGGGAAAAGATGCGCAAGTATCAGATCTTCGACGAAGAGCCCGAGGCCCGCGAAAGCGAGTAA
- a CDS encoding DUF3613 domain-containing protein, which yields MNNKHYRNARASCIVILAAIMTMTMGTAVAQEQSETTPGASDVDRSTKEWLSIQRENRAAAPAQPLLGDVASLVYQRYLDSFKNKIPVSMSTQLGSSSNGMSGSGQSAQ from the coding sequence ATGAACAACAAACATTATCGAAACGCGCGTGCGAGCTGCATCGTGATTCTCGCCGCGATCATGACGATGACGATGGGCACCGCAGTCGCGCAGGAACAATCGGAAACGACGCCAGGCGCCTCCGATGTCGACCGTTCGACGAAAGAGTGGCTCTCGATCCAACGAGAAAACCGTGCTGCGGCCCCGGCACAACCGCTGCTCGGCGACGTCGCGTCGCTGGTCTACCAGCGCTATCTTGATTCGTTCAAGAACAAGATTCCGGTGTCGATGAGCACGCAGCTCGGCAGTTCGTCGAACGGGATGTCGGGCAGCGGGCAGAGTGCGCAGTAG
- a CDS encoding PXPV repeat protein: protein MNNRGWAVWIGSAALLASGTAMAQVDLSVGIGVPVAPVYVEPAPVYVAPQPAVVAYPGYGYGYYGDDDDRDRKWRKHYYKHWRKHHDDDDD from the coding sequence ATGAACAACAGGGGATGGGCGGTGTGGATCGGGAGCGCGGCATTGCTCGCGTCCGGCACTGCAATGGCGCAGGTGGATCTTTCGGTCGGCATCGGCGTGCCGGTTGCACCCGTCTATGTCGAACCGGCGCCAGTCTATGTGGCGCCGCAGCCGGCGGTGGTCGCCTATCCGGGTTACGGATATGGCTACTACGGTGACGATGACGACCGCGACCGGAAATGGCGCAAGCACTATTACAAGCACTGGCGCAAGCATCACGACGATGACGACGATTGA
- a CDS encoding tetratricopeptide repeat protein — MKRIGRAATHAGMATAVLLLGACATKESGYGVGAQTERAALIQAADQKQAVPDTPAMYLGLIQRMQAQGLYYASLAHIDAYDKAYGISPDTILLRADALRMTDQPAASAAAYTQLLKTPLAARGYRGLGLLAGAAGDFDQAVRALTQASELAPTDASLLSDLAYAKLRNGDVVGARVPLMKAAELDQRNPKIVSNLALYLLAAGRTQDAQRLMNQQRLPADIRRDIASDAAKVAAAARAQQRAVAMPPVVSRHVPNAPITPMANNFGYDQTVPLLQRFAQ; from the coding sequence ATGAAGCGGATCGGCAGAGCGGCAACGCACGCAGGTATGGCAACGGCAGTGCTGCTGCTTGGCGCTTGCGCGACCAAGGAAAGCGGATACGGTGTCGGTGCGCAAACCGAACGCGCGGCACTGATCCAGGCGGCTGACCAGAAGCAGGCCGTGCCGGACACACCGGCGATGTATCTCGGCTTGATCCAGCGGATGCAGGCCCAAGGTCTCTATTACGCGTCACTTGCCCACATCGACGCTTATGACAAGGCATACGGCATTTCACCAGATACGATCCTGCTTCGCGCGGACGCGCTGCGCATGACAGATCAGCCGGCTGCGAGCGCGGCCGCCTACACGCAGTTGCTGAAGACGCCGCTCGCCGCTCGCGGGTATCGTGGACTCGGATTGCTCGCCGGCGCGGCCGGGGATTTCGATCAGGCGGTACGTGCTCTGACACAGGCGTCGGAGCTTGCGCCGACGGACGCGTCGTTGCTGTCCGATCTCGCCTATGCGAAATTGCGTAACGGCGACGTGGTGGGCGCACGGGTGCCCTTGATGAAGGCGGCCGAACTGGACCAGCGCAATCCGAAGATCGTCAGCAACCTTGCTTTGTATTTGCTTGCCGCCGGGCGCACACAAGACGCGCAGCGGCTGATGAATCAGCAGCGACTACCTGCGGATATCCGCCGGGACATCGCGAGCGATGCCGCGAAGGTCGCAGCCGCGGCGCGTGCGCAGCAACGCGCGGTCGCGATGCCGCCGGTGGTGTCGCGGCACGTGCCGAATGCGCCCATTACGCCAATGGCAAACAATTTCGGTTATGACCAGACCGTGCCGCTGCTGCAGCGATTTGCACAATGA
- a CDS encoding DUF2968 domain-containing protein — protein sequence MSHMTRLGRACLLFAMMGGMQGAYAQGLAGDAAQAVQQASAPVAAIPAIDQQAQPSVQPQAGETTGPSTVDELQRQIQAHSLTEMRTSYNGSYGASLLFNVKDGAYFVALFQQKAFWRVIKTHDDARAEAIYRDFSHQAERLAVNELRAAKLEAQKAQMDRQIQVTQDRARRLQADISIAREQQAAVADRQKSVRNETAALQAQQAQLQSQLRALQQQVRSLQREADAGLPSRAH from the coding sequence ATGAGCCATATGACGAGGTTGGGGCGGGCATGTCTTTTGTTCGCCATGATGGGAGGCATGCAGGGCGCGTACGCGCAGGGATTGGCGGGCGACGCGGCGCAGGCGGTGCAGCAGGCGTCGGCGCCGGTGGCGGCGATCCCGGCGATCGATCAGCAGGCGCAGCCGTCGGTGCAGCCGCAGGCCGGCGAGACGACGGGGCCCAGCACGGTCGACGAACTGCAACGGCAGATCCAGGCGCATTCGCTGACGGAAATGCGCACCAGCTATAACGGCAGCTACGGCGCGAGCCTGTTGTTCAACGTCAAGGACGGTGCGTACTTCGTTGCGCTGTTCCAGCAGAAGGCGTTCTGGCGGGTGATCAAGACGCACGACGATGCGCGCGCAGAAGCGATCTACCGCGATTTTTCGCATCAGGCCGAGCGGTTGGCGGTAAACGAGCTGCGTGCGGCGAAACTGGAAGCGCAGAAGGCGCAAATGGACCGGCAGATCCAGGTCACGCAAGACCGCGCGCGCCGCCTGCAAGCGGACATTTCGATCGCTCGCGAACAGCAGGCGGCGGTGGCCGATCGCCAGAAGAGCGTACGCAACGAAACGGCGGCGCTGCAGGCGCAACAGGCGCAACTTCAGTCGCAATTGCGCGCATTGCAGCAGCAGGTGCGTTCGCTGCAGCGCGAGGCTGACGCGGGTTTGCCGTCGAGGGCGCACTGA
- a CDS encoding DUF1571 domain-containing protein gives MNERKKRRAAAVAAAAIAAMLLLVQPSLHAQESADTAGAAQEAVLPAELAKVTREPVAQQARWLHMAAQRGTLAQLDDATLTAFFKALDPLAVPLYIRNGPNGYPSYQFTMVRQERISGKWSDTPDRMLVKTTREPLRIYAKWLPGGAHAGQETIYDATQRKDEMYGHLGGLLGKIPLWTALDGALARAQSNHQVKDLGTEFIANLYLSEGKKYQEAGVQRPTQVEAKTIGGVRVVALTYETPTGRTQFYAKKEILGLDLHAPYFRTVESYDNDGRIFERIVIEKIAPVTLDESAFDPKNPDYAF, from the coding sequence ATGAACGAACGAAAGAAGCGCCGCGCTGCGGCCGTTGCCGCCGCTGCGATCGCAGCCATGCTGCTCCTCGTGCAGCCGAGCCTGCATGCGCAGGAATCGGCCGACACCGCCGGTGCGGCACAAGAGGCCGTGCTGCCGGCGGAGCTGGCGAAGGTAACGCGCGAGCCGGTCGCGCAGCAGGCGCGCTGGCTGCATATGGCCGCGCAACGCGGCACGCTCGCGCAACTCGACGATGCGACGCTCACGGCATTCTTCAAGGCGCTCGACCCGCTCGCGGTGCCGCTCTACATCCGCAACGGGCCGAACGGCTATCCGTCGTACCAGTTCACCATGGTGCGCCAGGAGCGCATCAGCGGGAAATGGTCGGACACGCCCGACCGCATGCTCGTGAAGACCACCCGCGAGCCGCTGCGCATCTATGCGAAATGGCTGCCAGGCGGCGCGCATGCAGGACAGGAAACGATCTACGACGCGACACAGCGCAAGGACGAGATGTACGGCCACCTCGGCGGGCTGCTCGGCAAGATTCCGTTGTGGACCGCGCTCGACGGGGCGCTCGCGCGTGCGCAGTCGAATCACCAGGTAAAGGATCTCGGCACCGAGTTCATCGCAAACTTGTACCTGAGCGAGGGAAAGAAATACCAGGAAGCCGGCGTGCAGCGGCCGACGCAAGTGGAAGCGAAAACGATCGGCGGCGTGCGCGTGGTCGCACTGACGTACGAGACACCGACCGGACGCACGCAGTTCTATGCAAAGAAGGAAATCCTCGGGCTCGATCTGCACGCGCCCTACTTCCGGACCGTCGAATCGTATGACAACGACGGCCGGATTTTCGAGCGGATCGTCATCGAGAAGATCGCCCCGGTGACGCTCGACGAATCCGCATTCGATCCGAAAAACCCGGATTACGCGTTCTGA
- a CDS encoding type II secretion system F family protein, with translation MTATQIGSVAVALGALGVLLLGMVALLRASAASRAERALVDALDRRMAALEAAKVRATADGSADTQPATRDRQRFERLLARVSAVGMRWLDTGFGKHIVAEEDRRLLEQCGYIDTRTRGLFLSARIACGISLPVIFAIFASGRMRGGYWTIGMFAAFALGFMLPKIFLRRRASARRQSVVDELPLFVDMLRLLQGVGLSLDQSLQVVTNDFRGMMPVLSSEVGIAQRQFAAGRTRDQSMQRLSGGFDNEDLRAIVRLMVQVDKHGGAVQEPLKQFGDRLRETRRAMLRERIGRLTVKMTGVMILTLLPALLIVTAGPGFLAVMHALSAHH, from the coding sequence ATGACGGCTACTCAAATCGGATCGGTTGCCGTGGCACTCGGCGCGCTCGGCGTGCTGTTGCTCGGGATGGTCGCGTTGCTGCGTGCGAGCGCAGCCTCGCGCGCCGAACGCGCACTGGTCGATGCGCTCGATCGGCGCATGGCGGCGCTCGAAGCGGCCAAGGTGCGGGCGACGGCGGACGGCAGTGCAGATACGCAGCCGGCTACGCGTGACCGCCAGCGCTTTGAACGTCTACTGGCTCGTGTGTCGGCGGTCGGCATGCGCTGGCTCGATACCGGTTTCGGCAAACACATTGTCGCGGAAGAAGATCGCCGCCTTCTTGAGCAGTGCGGCTACATCGACACCCGCACCCGCGGACTGTTCCTGAGTGCGCGGATCGCGTGCGGAATCAGTCTGCCGGTTATCTTCGCGATTTTCGCCAGCGGGCGAATGAGGGGCGGATACTGGACGATCGGGATGTTCGCTGCATTCGCGCTCGGCTTCATGCTGCCGAAGATTTTCTTGCGGCGCCGCGCGTCGGCGCGTCGCCAAAGCGTGGTCGATGAACTTCCGCTGTTCGTCGACATGCTGCGCCTGTTGCAAGGAGTCGGACTATCGCTGGATCAAAGCTTGCAGGTCGTAACCAACGATTTTCGGGGGATGATGCCCGTGCTGTCGTCGGAGGTCGGGATCGCGCAGCGCCAATTTGCAGCGGGCCGCACGCGAGATCAGTCGATGCAAAGGTTGTCCGGCGGATTCGATAACGAGGATTTGCGCGCGATTGTCCGCTTGATGGTTCAGGTCGACAAGCACGGCGGCGCGGTGCAGGAGCCGCTCAAGCAGTTCGGCGACAGGCTGCGCGAGACGCGCCGCGCGATGCTTCGCGAACGCATCGGTCGACTGACGGTGAAGATGACGGGAGTCATGATCCTGACGCTGTTGCCGGCGCTGCTGATCGTGACCGCGGGGCCCGGATTTCTGGCGGTGATGCATGCGCTGTCGGCGCATCATTGA
- a CDS encoding pilus assembly protein TadG-related protein has product MRADQAHESLRHGARWFGKRRQRGSIAVMAAIWVMVAIVVLGVVDVANLYWQKRDLQRVADLAALAAVQPMTTDPTGCLTDARNNVTTSATINDKGYAFTLISATAAASPTAGNDQIAVSCGRWDASTAYVTPASAVANAAQVTAYRQVNYFFLGLLNQLSGRRAIISATATARAAAIDTFSVGSTLANLNSSSSAILDPLLTGLLGASTNVNVGLANYQALAAANVTLGQLANVATQLGTAGMSNPASVGKLLGLSLSVSDILNLAATAVGSNTTVGAVLTVLKNSVGANVNANKIALGSLLQYSGSNPEAAANASINVLQLLLTTAQIGAYNSALTLSVGQANCPGSAFCPLISAVSSLVRVNSLQLQVLAPPSIGIGEAGQVNGIWRTQASQAEIGLYVDVQALSDPKPLGLSGLLTLQVTGPHLPLYIILGGPGRAWLANTSCQTTPASSTATFGALPGVAMICAGQNTGGSLNLNSPSCSSASGTIPVAKISGGGLLGNFSLLQVVLSVSNPVAYVGSSTSAPVYSGPPLPSTPGALNANLSLAGTGTLYPNNSQYSFCNTTPSNGACSSSAWSPGPNWSTSSSATNSLNVQLTNLLNLQSFKLDILGLDLSILTVILQPLTDQLIPLLLGLVNPLLNTLVTPLLAALGLQIGQLTVIQHGLTCNAPQIVH; this is encoded by the coding sequence ATGCGCGCAGATCAAGCACATGAGTCTTTGCGGCACGGCGCTCGCTGGTTCGGCAAGCGGCGCCAACGTGGCTCTATTGCAGTCATGGCAGCGATCTGGGTCATGGTCGCGATCGTGGTGCTCGGCGTGGTCGACGTTGCGAATCTGTATTGGCAGAAGCGCGATCTGCAAAGGGTCGCGGACTTGGCCGCGTTGGCGGCAGTGCAGCCGATGACGACCGATCCGACCGGTTGCCTGACCGATGCCCGGAACAACGTAACGACGAGTGCGACCATCAACGACAAGGGTTACGCGTTCACGCTGATAAGCGCCACGGCGGCGGCAAGTCCTACTGCGGGAAACGACCAGATTGCCGTCAGTTGCGGGAGGTGGGATGCGTCGACTGCTTACGTGACGCCCGCGTCGGCCGTGGCGAATGCGGCCCAGGTGACGGCGTATCGGCAGGTGAACTACTTCTTCCTGGGGCTGCTCAACCAGTTGAGCGGACGGCGGGCGATCATCTCCGCGACGGCGACCGCACGTGCAGCCGCGATCGATACATTTAGCGTGGGTTCGACGCTTGCGAACCTGAATAGCTCTTCGTCGGCGATACTCGATCCGTTGTTGACCGGGTTGCTCGGTGCCTCGACCAATGTCAACGTGGGCTTGGCCAATTACCAGGCGTTGGCCGCGGCAAACGTGACGCTCGGTCAATTGGCGAACGTCGCGACCCAACTCGGCACGGCAGGCATGTCCAATCCAGCCAGCGTCGGGAAGTTGCTTGGCCTCAGTCTGTCCGTATCGGATATCCTGAACCTTGCCGCTACGGCGGTGGGCAGCAATACCACGGTCGGCGCGGTGCTCACGGTGCTGAAGAACAGCGTCGGTGCCAACGTCAATGCGAACAAGATCGCTTTGGGAAGCCTCCTGCAGTACTCGGGCAGTAATCCGGAGGCGGCGGCGAACGCCAGCATCAACGTGCTTCAGTTGTTGCTGACCACAGCACAGATCGGCGCGTACAACAGCGCGCTGACGCTGTCGGTTGGACAGGCCAATTGCCCCGGCAGTGCATTCTGTCCGCTTATTTCGGCGGTGTCGTCACTGGTCCGAGTCAATAGCCTGCAATTGCAGGTGCTCGCGCCGCCGTCGATCGGAATCGGCGAAGCCGGACAGGTAAACGGCATCTGGCGCACGCAGGCGTCGCAGGCCGAGATCGGGCTTTACGTCGATGTGCAGGCGCTGTCGGATCCGAAACCGCTGGGCTTGTCTGGTCTATTGACGCTTCAAGTGACGGGGCCGCATTTGCCCCTGTATATCATCCTTGGCGGCCCCGGCCGGGCATGGCTAGCCAACACGAGTTGCCAAACGACGCCTGCATCGAGCACCGCGACGTTCGGTGCATTGCCGGGCGTGGCGATGATTTGCGCCGGACAAAATACCGGGGGAAGTTTGAACCTCAATTCACCGAGTTGCTCGTCCGCGTCGGGCACGATTCCCGTAGCGAAAATATCCGGTGGCGGGCTGCTCGGCAATTTTTCGCTCCTGCAAGTGGTTTTATCCGTGTCGAACCCGGTAGCTTACGTCGGGAGCAGCACCAGTGCGCCCGTCTACAGCGGCCCGCCGTTGCCGTCGACCCCGGGGGCGCTCAATGCCAATCTGTCGTTGGCCGGGACCGGCACGCTTTATCCGAACAATTCACAATACTCGTTCTGCAATACGACGCCGAGCAATGGCGCGTGTTCGTCGTCTGCATGGTCTCCGGGACCCAACTGGAGCACGTCGTCGAGCGCGACCAACTCGCTCAACGTGCAACTGACCAATCTATTGAATCTCCAGTCGTTCAAGCTCGACATTCTCGGGCTGGATCTGTCGATTCTCACCGTGATTCTTCAGCCACTGACGGACCAGCTCATCCCGTTGCTGCTCGGGCTCGTCAATCCGTTGCTCAATACGCTGGTGACGCCATTGCTGGCGGCACTAGGATTGCAAATCGGCCAATTAACCGTGATTCAACACGGCCTGACTTGCAACGCCCCGCAAATCGTTCATTGA
- a CDS encoding TetR/AcrR family transcriptional regulator: protein MAVSQEGRPSAGRPSGTRSSGNRQVGGTKARILDAAEDLFIEHGFEAMSMRQITSRAAVNLAAVNYHFGSKEALIHAMLSRRLDQLNQERLGILDRFDAQLGAHITCEHVLGAMFIPALKASRDPDRGGPAFLRLIGRAYTDPSPFVRNFLTAHYASVAGRFFDAFQRALPHLPRTELGWRLHFAIGALSGALAGAETESLIDEFSQGRTMNDVQMIARLSSLIVAALKAPMPDSAQLSIFAAVLDDAGASEAFGLPSSTAAADTAPMHSAS, encoded by the coding sequence ATGGCAGTAAGTCAGGAGGGGCGACCGTCTGCGGGACGGCCGTCCGGGACGCGGTCATCCGGCAATCGGCAGGTCGGCGGAACGAAGGCGCGCATTCTCGATGCCGCCGAGGACCTGTTCATCGAGCATGGCTTCGAAGCGATGTCGATGCGGCAGATCACGTCGCGTGCGGCAGTCAACCTCGCCGCGGTCAACTACCACTTCGGCAGCAAGGAAGCGCTGATTCACGCGATGCTGTCGCGTCGGCTCGATCAGCTCAACCAGGAACGCCTCGGCATCCTCGATCGCTTCGATGCGCAGCTCGGTGCGCACATCACCTGCGAACACGTGCTCGGTGCAATGTTCATTCCGGCGCTCAAGGCATCGCGCGATCCCGATCGCGGCGGCCCCGCGTTCCTGCGGCTGATCGGCCGTGCGTACACCGACCCGTCGCCGTTCGTGCGCAACTTCCTGACCGCGCACTATGCGAGCGTCGCGGGGCGCTTCTTCGATGCGTTCCAGCGCGCGCTCCCGCATCTGCCACGCACCGAACTCGGCTGGCGGCTGCACTTCGCGATCGGCGCGCTGTCAGGCGCGCTGGCCGGTGCAGAAACCGAAAGCCTGATCGACGAATTCTCGCAGGGCCGGACGATGAACGACGTGCAAATGATCGCGCGGCTGTCGTCGCTGATCGTCGCCGCGCTGAAGGCGCCGATGCCTGACAGCGCGCAGTTGTCGATCTTCGCGGCCGTGCTCGACGATGCGGGCGCGAGCGAAGCGTTCGGACTGCCGTCGAGCACGGCGGCCGCCGATACGGCGCCGATGCATTCGGCGAGTTGA